One genomic segment of Pseudomonas fortuita includes these proteins:
- a CDS encoding c-type cytochrome — translation MAKWLLAVGMFLPVFSAQATQDPEVLYNRTCAACHTGQLPQAPRQGDRAAWEPRLAQGMDVLVKHVTQGFKAMPPRGLCMDCSAEDYRLVILWMSGSPDT, via the coding sequence ATGGCGAAATGGCTGCTTGCTGTCGGTATGTTCCTGCCGGTTTTCAGCGCACAGGCTACACAGGATCCCGAGGTGTTGTACAACCGCACGTGTGCGGCCTGTCACACCGGGCAGTTGCCACAGGCACCCAGACAGGGTGACCGGGCAGCATGGGAGCCAAGGCTGGCGCAAGGCATGGATGTACTGGTGAAGCACGTGACCCAGGGTTTCAAGGCTATGCCGCCGCGTGGATTGTGCATGGACTGCAGTGCCGAGGACTACCGTTTGGTCATCCTTTGGATGAGCGGCAGTCCCGATACATAA
- a CDS encoding c-type cytochrome: MNKLVVSLLLTLGVAGAATAAQTVKGDAAAGQAKTAVCGACHNPDGNSLAPNFPKLAGQGQRYLEKQLHDIKSGKRTVLEMTGMLAAFNDQDLADIAAYFSSQKGSVGAADPKLVERGRALFNGGDLEKGMPACTGCHSPNGAGIALAGFPHLSGQHSQYVTKQLTDFREGNRTNDGDAMTMRTIAGKLSNHDIEALASYIQGLH, encoded by the coding sequence ATGAACAAACTAGTCGTGAGTCTGCTGTTGACCCTGGGTGTCGCAGGTGCGGCCACTGCTGCGCAAACTGTCAAGGGCGATGCCGCCGCCGGTCAGGCCAAGACGGCCGTCTGTGGCGCCTGCCACAACCCCGACGGCAATAGCCTGGCACCGAACTTCCCTAAACTGGCCGGCCAAGGCCAGCGTTACCTTGAAAAACAACTGCACGATATCAAGTCGGGCAAGCGCACGGTGCTGGAGATGACCGGCATGCTGGCCGCGTTCAACGACCAGGACCTTGCCGACATCGCCGCCTATTTCTCCAGCCAGAAAGGCAGCGTGGGTGCCGCCGATCCCAAGCTGGTCGAACGTGGCCGTGCGCTGTTCAATGGCGGCGACCTGGAGAAAGGCATGCCTGCCTGCACCGGTTGCCACTCCCCCAACGGCGCAGGTATTGCTTTGGCCGGCTTCCCGCACCTGAGCGGCCAGCACTCGCAGTACGTGACCAAGCAGCTCACGGACTTCCGCGAAGGCAACCGCACCAACGATGGTGATGCCATGACCATGCGCACCATTGCCGGCAAGCTGAGCAACCACGACATCGAGGCGTTGGCCAGCTACATCCAGGGCCTGCATTAA
- the dsbA gene encoding thiol:disulfide interchange protein DsbA, which produces MRKLILSAALVAASVLGMTAVQAAEPVAGKEYFELSNPVQVSVPGKIEVVELFWYGCPHCYHFEPVINPWVEKLPQDVNFKRVPAMFGGPWDAHGQMFLTLEAMGVEHKVHAAVFDAIQNQKKRLTDPQDMADFLATQGVDKDKFLATFNSFAIKGQVNQAKELAKKYEITGVPSMVVNGKYRFDLGTAGGPKEVLDVADQLIAKERAAK; this is translated from the coding sequence ATGCGTAAACTGATTCTCAGCGCCGCGCTGGTCGCTGCCAGCGTATTGGGTATGACTGCCGTCCAGGCCGCCGAGCCTGTTGCTGGCAAGGAATACTTCGAGCTGAGCAACCCTGTTCAGGTTTCCGTGCCTGGCAAGATCGAAGTGGTCGAGCTGTTCTGGTACGGCTGCCCACATTGCTACCACTTCGAGCCGGTCATCAACCCCTGGGTTGAAAAACTGCCACAGGATGTCAACTTCAAGCGCGTACCGGCCATGTTTGGCGGCCCATGGGACGCTCATGGCCAGATGTTCCTGACCCTCGAAGCCATGGGCGTCGAGCACAAGGTGCACGCCGCGGTGTTCGACGCCATCCAGAACCAGAAAAAGCGCCTGACCGACCCGCAGGACATGGCTGACTTCCTCGCCACCCAAGGTGTGGACAAGGACAAGTTCCTGGCCACCTTCAACTCGTTCGCCATCAAGGGCCAGGTCAACCAGGCCAAGGAACTGGCGAAGAAGTATGAAATCACCGGCGTACCGAGCATGGTCGTCAACGGCAAGTACCGCTTCGACCTGGGTACCGCAGGCGGGCCGAAAGAGGTGCTGGACGTCGCCGACCAACTGATCGCCAAGGAGCGCGCCGCCAAGTAG
- a CDS encoding GGDEF domain-containing protein, translating to MTEDAERWKEKYLKSIEQQEKLERRWDARLDLLRRGLVRSTLAAEGSDKVVDACMKEMREVIRSDNMDAGLAGLIPRLEKAVLDSEQRRETRMNQVSDALAALVGQLQGLPLPSDISRPLKKLAKKLDGGVAQSRDLPPLLGELSGLQGLALSALGKQADEARPGFLQRLFGSREDDPQGEPVPMPVAEAPQAVQASTEAPQRDDVDALQPLSASAAEAIGLPEPDLEVSGPALIETIETSAAQLPQDDAPDLGADVREPLAEAQPAPTLEETFGEDGPYALPYAVEPPYSQVAAHIEKTLIGLLDDLSLPERHKAQALEMRERVARGLNWYELIPVLDDLAVLMLAITDSGQHEFETYLQQLNERLEGFQSHLHEASAGHADNSFAARELDTQLREHVDGLQTSVQGAADVDSLKHILENRLEGLLVTMDEHKHERDRREQELAGRLQGLSERVANMEHEALGYREHLEEQRQKALLDPLTGLPNRAAWSERVEREMVEWQENGGHLAMAILDLDHFKRINDSYGHLAGDKVLKIVADQLRKRLQGRDFIARFGGEEFVLLLPQRSPAAAAQVAEVMRATVEACPFHFKGERVVITTSIGLAAFRSGERADQVLKRADAALYRAKEQGRNLVEQG from the coding sequence ATGACTGAAGACGCTGAGCGCTGGAAAGAAAAATACCTTAAAAGCATCGAGCAGCAAGAAAAGCTCGAACGCCGCTGGGACGCCCGTCTCGACCTGCTGCGTCGTGGTCTGGTGCGCAGCACCCTGGCTGCCGAAGGCAGTGACAAGGTGGTGGACGCGTGCATGAAGGAGATGCGCGAGGTTATTCGCAGCGACAACATGGATGCTGGCCTCGCCGGGTTGATTCCGCGCCTGGAAAAAGCGGTGCTGGACTCCGAACAGCGCCGGGAAACCCGCATGAATCAGGTCAGCGATGCGTTGGCCGCGCTGGTCGGCCAGCTGCAAGGCTTACCGCTGCCCAGCGATATCTCGCGGCCGTTGAAAAAGCTGGCAAAAAAACTCGATGGTGGGGTTGCCCAGTCCCGCGATCTGCCGCCGCTTTTGGGCGAGCTGAGCGGCCTGCAGGGGCTTGCACTGTCGGCCCTTGGCAAACAGGCGGACGAAGCCCGGCCCGGCTTTTTGCAACGGTTGTTTGGCAGCCGTGAGGACGACCCACAAGGCGAGCCTGTGCCGATGCCTGTTGCTGAGGCGCCCCAGGCTGTACAGGCCAGTACCGAAGCCCCGCAGCGTGACGATGTGGATGCGCTGCAACCGCTTTCCGCTTCGGCCGCCGAAGCGATCGGGTTGCCCGAACCGGATCTGGAGGTGTCTGGCCCGGCGCTGATTGAAACAATTGAAACATCAGCCGCCCAGCTGCCGCAGGATGATGCGCCCGACCTGGGGGCTGACGTCAGGGAACCTCTGGCAGAAGCACAGCCGGCACCCACGCTCGAAGAAACCTTCGGCGAAGACGGCCCCTATGCCCTGCCCTACGCGGTTGAACCGCCGTACAGCCAGGTTGCGGCGCACATCGAAAAGACCCTGATCGGCCTGCTCGATGACCTGAGCCTGCCCGAACGGCACAAGGCTCAGGCGCTGGAAATGCGCGAGCGAGTTGCCCGTGGCCTGAACTGGTACGAGCTGATCCCGGTGCTGGATGACCTTGCCGTGCTCATGCTGGCGATCACTGACAGTGGCCAGCACGAATTCGAAACTTATCTGCAACAGCTCAATGAGCGCCTGGAAGGGTTCCAGAGCCACCTGCACGAGGCCAGCGCCGGCCACGCCGACAACAGCTTTGCCGCTCGCGAGCTGGATACCCAGTTGCGTGAGCATGTCGATGGGTTGCAAACCAGTGTGCAGGGCGCCGCTGACGTCGATAGCCTCAAGCACATCCTGGAAAACCGCCTGGAAGGCCTGCTGGTCACCATGGACGAGCACAAGCACGAACGGGATCGCCGCGAGCAAGAGCTGGCGGGGCGCCTGCAAGGCCTGTCCGAGCGGGTGGCAAACATGGAGCACGAAGCGCTCGGTTACCGCGAGCACCTGGAAGAGCAGCGCCAGAAAGCCCTGCTTGACCCCCTGACCGGCCTGCCCAACCGCGCGGCCTGGAGTGAGCGGGTAGAGCGCGAAATGGTCGAATGGCAAGAGAACGGCGGCCATCTGGCCATGGCTATCCTCGACCTGGATCACTTCAAACGCATCAACGACAGTTATGGGCACCTGGCGGGTGACAAGGTACTGAAGATTGTTGCGGACCAGTTACGCAAGCGCCTGCAGGGTCGTGACTTCATCGCCCGTTTCGGTGGTGAGGAATTCGTCCTGCTGCTCCCTCAAAGGTCGCCGGCTGCCGCTGCCCAAGTGGCGGAAGTCATGCGGGCCACGGTGGAAGCCTGCCCGTTCCACTTCAAGGGCGAGCGGGTGGTCATTACCACCTCCATCGGCCTGGCTGCTTTTCGCTCCGGGGAGCGCGCCGACCAGGTACTCAAGCGCGCCGATGCGGCGCTGTACCGGGCCAAGGAGCAGGGCCGCAACCTGGTCGAACAGGGCTAG
- a CDS encoding N-acetylmuramoyl-L-alanine amidase yields MLSTLKKTLIPFLLLSIAGCSTGLRIDRSHPSANQDNRIQFVVLHYTNASLERSLALLTHGEVSSHYLIGDGPATVYQLVDENSRAWHAGDSQWQGRTWLNSSSIGIEIVNPGFTDTPNGRVWHPYSEAQVQSLIALLKDIVKRNNIEPRHIIGHSDIAPLRKLDPGPLFPWKRLADAGLGIWPDANAVARQQAYFSVNPPGIGWYQQELVRFGYQIEQTGVLDVATRHVIAAFQMRFRPQRFDGMPDAQTAAMLQVLNRMR; encoded by the coding sequence GTGCTTTCTACGCTAAAAAAAACGCTGATCCCCTTTCTGCTGTTGTCTATCGCCGGTTGCTCGACGGGCCTGCGCATTGACCGCAGCCACCCCTCGGCCAACCAGGACAACCGCATCCAGTTCGTTGTCCTGCATTACACCAATGCTTCGCTGGAGCGCTCCCTGGCGTTGCTTACCCATGGTGAGGTCAGCAGCCATTACCTGATCGGCGACGGCCCGGCGACGGTGTATCAACTGGTGGATGAGAACAGCCGTGCCTGGCATGCCGGTGACAGCCAGTGGCAGGGGCGCACCTGGCTGAACTCCTCGTCCATTGGGATCGAGATCGTCAATCCGGGGTTTACCGACACACCGAACGGCCGGGTCTGGCACCCTTACAGCGAAGCGCAGGTGCAATCGCTGATCGCGCTGCTCAAGGACATTGTCAAACGCAACAACATCGAGCCGCGGCACATCATCGGCCACAGCGATATTGCCCCGTTGCGCAAGCTGGACCCGGGGCCGCTGTTCCCGTGGAAGCGCCTGGCTGATGCCGGGCTGGGTATCTGGCCGGATGCCAACGCTGTGGCGCGGCAGCAGGCCTACTTCAGCGTCAACCCGCCAGGCATTGGCTGGTACCAGCAGGAGCTGGTGCGGTTTGGCTATCAAATCGAGCAGACCGGGGTGCTGGATGTGGCCACCCGGCATGTGATTGCCGCGTTCCAGATGCGCTTCCGCCCTCAGCGCTTCGACGGCATGCCGGATGCGCAGACGGCAGCGATGCTGCAGGTGCTTAACCGCATGCGCTGA
- a CDS encoding EAL domain-containing protein, with translation MSAIITLLRQIFYRPWMLASLAALASAALLLSASIGIALQQMKQSESEQMNAQGERFLDRLEQVFGQLREGVDLLQAQPLRGCSPAMLAALQQVGLSSRFIYEAAYVDGDVACSNRGDERAFEPLRAPDIQGPTYSYWLNTTTEPNENLAALMLGRGKFVVSTSRGHLTDVVDLPPGGSLVVVLDNGARAIPVLGPPQVWPPPSAWSNGHKSLLELSDRLIYRMPTKSPDYQLVLIAPRASLPLRMNGMLWLLFPGSVLAACCIGWLVLQLILQRRSMSSELQNALRRGELQVLYQPIIELDSRRCVGAEALVRWRRPDGTLTSPDLFIPLAENTGQIRQITDFVLQRVLEQLGQLLRSHPKLYISINLAACDVMVPRIGRVAARLLALHRVAPSQIAFEVTERGLIDVVVARDNLQALRAVGHQVLIDDFGTGYCSLAYLQTLPVDCLKIDKAFIDALGHDAASSGVAPHIIRMAHDLHLRVIAEGIEFEDQAVLLNSEGVNYGQGWLFARPLNARQFAELVTRGHLPRRV, from the coding sequence ATGTCAGCCATCATCACCCTGCTGCGCCAAATTTTTTACCGTCCCTGGATGCTGGCCTCCTTGGCAGCGCTGGCCAGCGCCGCCCTGTTGCTCTCTGCCAGCATTGGCATTGCCCTGCAACAGATGAAGCAAAGCGAGAGCGAGCAGATGAACGCCCAGGGCGAGCGATTTCTCGACCGCCTCGAACAAGTGTTTGGCCAGTTGCGTGAAGGGGTCGACCTGTTGCAGGCGCAGCCCTTGCGTGGCTGCAGCCCGGCGATGCTGGCGGCGTTGCAACAAGTGGGCCTGAGCTCGCGGTTCATTTATGAAGCGGCTTATGTGGACGGTGATGTCGCCTGCTCCAACCGTGGCGATGAGCGGGCGTTCGAACCTCTGCGGGCACCCGACATTCAGGGGCCGACCTACAGCTACTGGTTGAACACCACCACCGAACCCAACGAGAACCTGGCTGCACTCATGCTGGGCCGGGGCAAGTTCGTGGTCTCCACCTCGCGCGGGCACCTGACCGACGTGGTCGATCTGCCCCCGGGCGGCAGCCTGGTGGTGGTGCTGGACAACGGTGCCCGGGCCATTCCGGTACTCGGCCCGCCCCAGGTATGGCCACCGCCCTCCGCATGGTCGAACGGCCACAAGTCATTGCTGGAACTCAGTGATCGGCTGATCTACCGAATGCCGACCAAGTCGCCGGATTACCAGCTGGTGCTGATAGCCCCGAGGGCGAGCCTGCCGCTGAGGATGAACGGCATGCTCTGGTTGCTGTTCCCCGGTAGCGTGCTGGCGGCCTGCTGCATCGGTTGGCTGGTACTCCAGTTGATCCTGCAACGACGGTCGATGAGCTCGGAGTTGCAGAATGCCTTGCGCCGTGGCGAGCTGCAGGTGCTCTATCAGCCAATCATCGAGCTCGACAGCCGGCGTTGCGTGGGTGCCGAGGCGCTGGTGCGCTGGCGTCGACCGGACGGCACCCTGACCAGCCCGGACTTGTTTATTCCGCTGGCGGAGAACACCGGGCAGATTCGCCAGATCACCGATTTTGTCCTGCAACGGGTGCTTGAACAGCTTGGGCAGCTACTGCGCTCGCACCCCAAACTGTACATATCGATAAACCTGGCGGCATGCGATGTGATGGTGCCGCGTATTGGTCGGGTGGCGGCCCGCCTGTTGGCCTTGCATCGAGTGGCGCCCAGCCAGATTGCCTTTGAGGTGACCGAGCGTGGCCTGATCGATGTGGTGGTAGCCCGTGACAACCTGCAGGCGCTGCGCGCCGTGGGGCATCAGGTGCTGATCGACGATTTTGGTACGGGTTATTGCAGCCTGGCCTACCTGCAGACCTTGCCGGTGGACTGCCTGAAAATCGACAAGGCGTTCATCGATGCCCTGGGCCATGATGCCGCCAGCAGCGGCGTTGCCCCCCATATCATCCGCATGGCCCATGACCTGCACCTGCGGGTGATCGCCGAAGGGATCGAGTTCGAGGACCAGGCGGTGCTGCTGAACAGCGAGGGGGTCAACTATGGCCAGGGCTGGCTGTTTGCCCGGCCTCTGAACGCCCGGCAATTTGCCGAGCTGGTGACCCGCGGGCACCTCCCGCGGCGGGTATAG
- a CDS encoding KinB sensor domain-containing domain, with product MKWPPMKLRTRLFLSISALVTVALLGLLLGLVSVLQMATVQQQLVRETTHALEVGLKLRQNLGEQLTLILDEDTAPESLRLLQENFQALLNQGLEQGGERTGFSKASSNYQAFLQAYRDSAAPARSMGLDQPLGAAFNQVRSDLIDSHKQALDLITRSEERTRDRALLVSGVLGLMGLVVLVLGFITAHNIARRFGQPIEALAKAADQLGKGNFDVTLPVTQASELNQLTRRFGLMADALRKHQATNVDELLAGQQRLQAVLDSIDDGLLIIDRQGRLEHLNPVAQRQLGWNDSRVGSSLAEALQRPELEQQLRQVLRGGNLDRPPDDLNMEVDEESRLLTYSLTPVSHPQGPILGAVMVLHDVTEQRAFERVRSEFVLRASHELRTPVTGMHMAFGLLRERVKFPPEARENDLLETIGEEMQRLTQLINDLLNFSRYQSGLQKLDLAPCSLDELLERARLRFAEQAAHKQIELTMELEAPLPRIQADAAQLDRVLDNLLHNAVRHTANGGRIRLHARRHAERVIISVEDNGEGIAYGQQGRIFEPFVQVGRKKGGAGLGLALCKEIVQLHGGRMGVFSRPGQGTQFYMALPV from the coding sequence ATGAAGTGGCCACCCATGAAGCTGCGCACGCGGCTTTTCCTCAGCATCTCGGCGCTGGTGACCGTGGCATTGCTAGGGCTCCTGCTGGGCCTGGTCAGCGTGCTGCAGATGGCCACAGTGCAACAGCAGCTGGTGCGTGAAACCACCCATGCCCTGGAAGTGGGCCTGAAGTTGCGCCAGAACCTGGGCGAACAGCTGACCCTGATCCTGGATGAAGACACCGCCCCGGAAAGCCTGCGGCTGCTACAGGAAAACTTCCAGGCCCTGCTCAATCAAGGGCTGGAGCAAGGCGGTGAACGCACCGGTTTCAGCAAGGCCAGCAGCAATTACCAGGCCTTCCTCCAGGCCTATCGCGACAGCGCCGCACCCGCTCGCAGCATGGGTCTCGATCAGCCGTTGGGGGCCGCATTCAACCAGGTCCGCAGCGACCTGATCGATTCCCACAAGCAGGCATTGGACCTGATTACCCGTAGCGAGGAACGCACCCGTGACCGAGCCTTGCTGGTCAGCGGTGTACTGGGCCTGATGGGCCTGGTGGTGCTGGTACTGGGCTTCATCACCGCGCACAACATCGCCCGGCGTTTCGGCCAGCCGATCGAAGCCTTGGCCAAGGCGGCCGACCAGCTGGGCAAAGGCAATTTCGACGTCACCTTGCCGGTCACTCAGGCGTCCGAGCTCAACCAGCTGACCCGTCGCTTTGGCCTGATGGCCGATGCCTTGCGCAAGCACCAGGCCACCAACGTTGACGAACTGCTGGCTGGTCAGCAACGTCTACAGGCCGTGCTCGACAGCATTGACGACGGTCTGCTGATCATCGACCGCCAAGGCCGCCTCGAGCACCTCAACCCGGTAGCGCAGCGCCAGCTGGGCTGGAACGACAGCCGCGTCGGCAGCAGCCTCGCAGAAGCCTTGCAGCGCCCCGAGCTTGAGCAACAGCTGCGCCAGGTGCTACGCGGAGGCAACCTCGACCGCCCACCTGACGATTTGAACATGGAGGTTGATGAAGAATCACGCCTGCTCACCTACAGCCTGACCCCGGTCAGCCACCCGCAGGGGCCAATCCTGGGTGCGGTGATGGTGCTGCACGATGTGACCGAGCAAAGGGCCTTCGAGCGGGTGCGCAGCGAGTTCGTGCTGCGCGCCTCCCACGAACTGCGTACCCCGGTGACTGGCATGCACATGGCCTTCGGCCTGTTGCGCGAGCGGGTAAAATTCCCGCCCGAGGCGCGCGAGAACGACCTGTTGGAAACCATCGGCGAAGAAATGCAGCGCCTGACCCAGCTGATCAACGACCTGCTGAACTTCTCGCGCTACCAGAGCGGGCTGCAGAAGCTGGACCTGGCCCCATGCTCCCTCGACGAGCTGCTTGAGCGGGCGCGACTGCGGTTTGCGGAGCAGGCAGCGCACAAGCAGATCGAATTGACCATGGAACTGGAAGCGCCGCTGCCGCGCATCCAGGCCGATGCCGCCCAGCTGGACCGCGTGCTGGACAACCTGCTGCACAACGCCGTCCGCCATACTGCCAACGGCGGGCGTATCCGCCTGCATGCCCGGCGGCATGCGGAACGGGTCATCATCAGTGTCGAGGACAACGGCGAGGGCATCGCCTATGGGCAGCAGGGGCGCATCTTCGAACCCTTCGTGCAGGTAGGTCGCAAGAAAGGCGGCGCTGGGCTGGGGCTGGCATTGTGCAAGGAGATCGTCCAGCTGCACGGCGGTCGCATGGGTGTATTTTCCCGACCGGGGCAGGGGACCCAGTTCTACATGGCGTTGCCGGTCTGA
- the algB gene encoding sigma-54-dependent response regulator transcription factor AlgB — protein sequence MESAQDNQGRILLVDDESAILRTFRYCLEDEGYSVATANSAAQAETLLQRQVFDLCFLDLRLGEDNGLDVLAQMRIQAPWMRVVIVTAHSAIDTAVDAIQAGAADYLVKPCSPDQLRLATAKQLEVRQLSARLEALEGEVRKPKDGLDSHSPAMMAVLETARQVATTDANILILGESGTGKGELARAIHGWSKRARKACVTINCPSLNAELMESELFGHTRGAFTGASESTLGRVSQADGGTLFLDEIGDFPLTLQPKLLRFIQDKEYERVGDPVTRRADVRILAATNLNLEEMVRESRFREDLLYRLNVITLHLPPLRERSEDILTLADRFLARFVKEYSRPARGFSDEARSALLNYRWPGNIRELRNVVERASIICPQERVEISHLGMGEQPASNAPRVGAALSLDELERAHIGAVLAASDTLDQAAKTLGIDASTLYRKRKQYNL from the coding sequence ATGGAATCAGCCCAGGACAACCAAGGCCGCATTCTGCTGGTGGATGACGAGTCCGCGATCCTGCGCACCTTCCGCTACTGCCTGGAAGACGAGGGATACAGCGTGGCCACGGCCAACAGCGCCGCCCAGGCCGAAACCTTGCTGCAGCGACAGGTATTCGACCTGTGCTTCCTCGATTTACGCCTCGGTGAAGACAACGGCCTCGATGTGCTGGCGCAGATGCGTATCCAGGCCCCGTGGATGCGCGTGGTGATCGTTACCGCGCACTCGGCGATCGACACTGCGGTAGACGCGATTCAGGCCGGCGCTGCCGACTACCTGGTCAAACCGTGCAGCCCCGACCAGTTGCGCCTGGCCACGGCCAAGCAACTGGAGGTGCGCCAGCTTTCAGCGCGCCTGGAAGCCCTGGAAGGTGAAGTCCGCAAACCCAAGGACGGCCTCGACTCCCATAGCCCCGCCATGATGGCGGTGCTTGAAACCGCCCGCCAGGTCGCCACCACCGACGCCAACATCCTCATCCTGGGCGAGTCCGGCACCGGTAAGGGCGAGCTGGCACGGGCGATCCATGGCTGGAGCAAGCGTGCACGCAAAGCCTGCGTGACCATCAACTGCCCGTCGCTTAACGCCGAGCTGATGGAAAGCGAGCTGTTCGGCCATACCCGTGGCGCCTTCACCGGCGCGAGCGAAAGCACCTTGGGGCGGGTCAGCCAGGCAGATGGTGGCACGCTGTTCCTCGACGAGATCGGCGATTTCCCGCTGACCTTGCAGCCCAAACTGCTGCGCTTCATCCAGGACAAGGAATACGAACGCGTAGGCGACCCGGTCACCCGACGTGCAGATGTGCGTATTCTGGCCGCTACCAACCTGAACCTCGAAGAGATGGTGCGCGAAAGCCGCTTCCGTGAAGACCTGCTGTACCGCCTGAACGTCATCACACTGCACCTGCCACCGCTGCGCGAGCGCAGTGAGGACATCCTCACCCTGGCGGACCGCTTCCTGGCCCGCTTCGTCAAGGAATACTCCCGCCCCGCTCGCGGGTTCAGTGACGAGGCACGCTCGGCCCTGCTCAACTACCGATGGCCTGGCAACATTCGCGAACTGCGCAACGTGGTGGAACGGGCCAGCATCATTTGCCCGCAGGAACGCGTGGAAATCAGCCATCTGGGCATGGGCGAACAACCCGCCAGCAATGCCCCGCGCGTGGGCGCCGCCCTGAGCCTGGATGAGCTGGAGCGCGCCCATATCGGCGCCGTGCTGGCCGCCAGCGACACCCTGGACCAAGCCGCCAAGACCTTGGGCATCGATGCTTCAACCCTGTACCGCAAGCGCAAGCAGTACAACCTATGA
- a CDS encoding BON domain-containing protein, protein MPFSLRTAVLAATLLPIFTPAVADPVQDARLEGALQTALTLNRMLDPFRIKVEVDGKQARLSGEVESEVERQLAEDVARATRGIEHVENQLQVNAQLVERPLEQRAYAQRLEDATLAAVIRARLLWSRTTEKAPIEVQSSDGVVTLRGRVDSAEAKELAGVVARTTDGVHLVNNLISLDTAAMAKARETPVGAPTGPQPSDSWIIDKIQSSYRFSRNLDGLNLKVASESGMVRLSGEVVSAEQKTIAVEIARQIIGVRGVDADLLKVATKVEG, encoded by the coding sequence ATGCCCTTTTCCCTGCGTACTGCCGTTTTGGCAGCCACCCTGCTGCCAATTTTCACCCCGGCCGTGGCCGACCCGGTGCAGGACGCGCGCCTGGAAGGTGCCCTGCAAACCGCCCTGACACTGAACCGCATGCTCGACCCATTCCGTATAAAGGTTGAAGTGGACGGCAAGCAGGCGCGGCTTTCCGGTGAGGTGGAGAGCGAGGTCGAGCGGCAGCTGGCCGAAGATGTGGCCCGGGCCACCCGGGGCATCGAACACGTTGAGAACCAGTTGCAGGTCAATGCCCAACTGGTCGAGCGCCCGCTGGAGCAGCGTGCCTACGCCCAGCGCCTGGAGGACGCCACCCTGGCGGCGGTGATCCGCGCCCGGCTGTTGTGGAGCCGCACCACCGAAAAAGCACCTATAGAAGTACAGAGCAGCGACGGCGTGGTGACGTTGCGCGGCAGGGTCGACAGTGCCGAAGCCAAGGAGCTGGCAGGCGTGGTGGCGCGTACCACCGACGGCGTGCACTTGGTCAATAACCTGATCAGCCTCGATACCGCCGCCATGGCCAAGGCGCGGGAAACGCCGGTGGGGGCGCCAACCGGGCCGCAGCCGAGTGACAGCTGGATCATCGACAAGATCCAGAGCAGCTACCGCTTCAGCCGCAACCTCGATGGCCTGAACCTGAAGGTGGCCAGCGAATCGGGGATGGTCAGGCTGTCGGGTGAGGTGGTCAGCGCTGAGCAGAAAACCATCGCCGTGGAGATCGCCCGGCAGATCATCGGCGTACGCGGGGTAGATGCCGACCTGCTCAAGGTGGCGACCAAGGTTGAGGGATGA
- a CDS encoding DUF1328 domain-containing protein, which produces MLSWAITFLIIAIVAAVLGFGGIAGAATGIAKILFIVFLVLFVASFFFGRGRG; this is translated from the coding sequence ATGCTGAGCTGGGCTATCACTTTCCTCATCATCGCCATTGTCGCTGCCGTACTGGGCTTCGGTGGTATAGCGGGCGCTGCGACGGGTATCGCCAAGATCCTGTTCATTGTCTTCCTGGTGTTGTTCGTAGCCTCCTTCTTCTTTGGACGTGGACGAGGTTGA
- a CDS encoding inhibitor of vertebrate lysozyme family protein, which translates to MSRKLCSALAAALLLGGSAAAMAANDGQVRVDQLLGSDPEYRDTWQDTIKGEERLPDWVVNLTGSAQQQMSAVTEDGDKYLVGPLCEKQDNCTYKRLIVAFSWDKDDAYGMLVEVPEGLPSDKSPTRHAQYRWLGKPDDGMKAMLQEQLKRDPNWY; encoded by the coding sequence ATGAGCAGGAAGCTTTGTTCGGCCCTTGCCGCCGCCCTGTTGCTGGGCGGCAGCGCGGCGGCCATGGCGGCCAATGACGGCCAGGTCCGGGTCGACCAGTTGCTCGGCTCGGACCCGGAGTATCGGGATACCTGGCAGGACACGATCAAGGGCGAGGAACGACTGCCCGATTGGGTAGTCAATCTGACCGGTAGTGCCCAGCAGCAGATGTCTGCCGTTACCGAAGACGGCGACAAATACTTGGTCGGCCCCCTGTGTGAAAAACAGGACAACTGTACCTACAAGCGGCTGATCGTGGCCTTCAGCTGGGACAAGGATGATGCCTACGGGATGCTCGTGGAGGTACCCGAGGGTTTGCCCAGCGACAAATCGCCCACTCGCCATGCGCAGTATCGCTGGCTGGGCAAACCCGATGACGGCATGAAGGCGATGCTGCAGGAGCAGCTCAAACGTGACCCTAACTGGTACTGA